In the genome of Dermacentor andersoni chromosome 3, qqDerAnde1_hic_scaffold, whole genome shotgun sequence, one region contains:
- the LOC126548607 gene encoding uncharacterized protein translates to MTGCSVPGCKNRSESGKPFYAIPFGQSVLERRRRLRWLLRMGRDKPISRGARICEDHFTDDQFEGFQSKRRRRLKYNAVPSIFPSEGQAPIESKPTSNCAQPSLKTEQVVQPHEAPQCDRTQQSDSTVLSTDDSEPGNDGLSDGSSNQTTCTSPSGSATLANIAPSTNLPVQSATVLAPLQTVTVAPVQQQAQTTLLLEDTGAPTPTYSVTYLIPNLGAYKVTSHVAVPASSLLPTVEPQKQAVPVCSQPSAGSPFLPKKPPKTEREMELERRLALEGKRRRKAEMERDELRRSLKRLLVDDQVRALEKGTMRGSSWSRETVQKALQLRVMCGGRVYDYVKSYVVPLPAQRTLQQLVRRMRAADGEQECLFDELVEAADGEQDCLSDEFTEAADDEQECFFDEITISEEDA, encoded by the exons ATGACTGGCTGCAGTGTACCCGGGTGCAAGAATCGCTCAGAAAGCGGGAAGCCGTTCTATGCCATTCCTTTCGGCCAGTCGGTGCTggaacgtcgtcgtcgtcttcggtgGCTTTTGCGTATGGGCCGCGATAAACCGATCTCAAGAGGTGCCCGGATTTGCGAG GACCACTTCACAGATGATCAGTTTGAAGGCTTCCAGTCCAAGCGCAGAAGGAGATTGAAGTACAATGCTGTACCCAGTATATTTCCATCTGAAGGGCAAGCACCAATCGAGAGCAAACCAACAAGCAATTGTGCACAACCTAGTCTTAAAACGGAACAAGTTGTGCAGCCTCATGAAGCACCTCAATGTGACAGAACGCAACAAAGCGATAGCACGGTGCTTTCCACTGATGACTCAGAACCAGGGAATGATGGGCTATCAGACGGCAGTTCAAACCAGACCACTTGTACATCACCCAGTGGCAGTGCGACCCTCGCTAACATTGCGCCGAGTACAAATTTGCCAGTGCAAAGTGCAACAGTGCTGGCTCCCTTACAGACTGTGACTGTCGCACCTGTGCAACAGCAGGCTCAGACTACTCTTCTCCTTGAGGATACTGGTGCTCCAactcctacat ATTCCGTGACATATTTAATCCCTAACCTTGGAGCATACAAGGTGACATCACATGTTGCTG TACCTGCTTCATCTTTGTTACCCACCGTCGAGCCACAGAAGCAAGCAGTGCCAGTTTGCTCTCAGCCATCCGCAG GGTCCCCTTTCCTGCCTAAGAAGCCCCCCAAGACTGAGAGGGAGATGGAACTAGAGCGGAGGCTGGCCTTGGAGGGCAAGAGACGCCGAAAAGCCGAGATGGAGAGAGACGAGCTGCGTCGTTCCCTGAAGCGTCTTTTGGTCGATGACCAAGTGAGAGCGCTTGAGAAGGGGACCATGAGGGGAAGCTCCTGGTCCAGGGAGACAGTACAGAAGGCCCTGCAGCTCAGAGTGATGTGTGGGGGCCGTGTGTATGACTACGTAAAGTCATACGTGGTACCACTGCCTGCACAGAGGACATTACAACAGCTTGTGAGACGTATGAGAGCAGCTGATGGAGAGCAAGAATGCCTTTTTGACGAGTTAGTGGAGGCAGCCGATGGAGAGCAAGATTGTCTTTCTGACGAGTTCACGGAGGCAGCTGATGACGAGCAAGAATGTTTTTTTGATGAAATCACAATATCGGAAGAGGATGCTTGA